The genomic region CTGCTACCGGCCAAGTACGCCGACGGAGTGTCCGAGCCGGCTCGTGCCACCTCGGGGAAACCGATGCCGAACGCGCGCCATCTCTCGATGGCCCTTTTTGGGGAGACAGAAGGGCAGGACCGGCGCAGCACCATCATTAACATGCAGTTTGGTCAGCTGGTTGCACACGATCTCAGCTTCACGGCGGATGGTAAGAAGTGGACCCAACTTTACCCTTCCGATTTGTTTAAATCCCTTGAAGGCAGTTCATTTGCAACTCTTGCTTCATTGTTTTCCACAGCACTTTTAATCTCTCATGTTTCGTGCTGtatacaaaatgtaaattacGAAAAACATGAGAATTTGCACAAGAATACCATTGTGGAGCTGGAAAGTAGAAACTTCTTATCACAAAGTTGCTTAGCATCTTTTGAATCATAGAAAAATTTTATGGATTATGCACGAGCTATATCTTGATGACTAGAGTTTTGTCTGTTCAATGCAGTACTTTTTTAACAATGCAAAtcctataattgtttttttgttacaaacgGGGAAGCAAAATCTCTGCTCTATATTTAATGTGATTCTGTTACAAAATTGAGtaactttgaaatatttttattaatatagTAAATAGTCAAATTAAATACCAAGTTTCTTGAGAAAATAACCAATAAGCTGTTCGCCatgttcaattttcttttgtatctCATACTCGATACAACTATTTGTTTGATGTGTGAACcaacgaagcaaaacaatggAAGCAGTTAAAATCTGTTAGAGTTTTATTCCACGCCTGAGGAGTTTCAGTACTTAGGTATTCAGTTAAATTAGACAAAAATATTTGGAGTTGTAGATGTAAACAGATTGGTATGGTGATAACAAATATTCGATTCATTcttataaaaatttttgaaaatactGTTTCGGAAAATATgtgaatgtatttttttctttgacaGTATTTGGTGTAAAATGTTGtcaaaacgggaaaaagttaCCTTTCAATAAGCTCCCACCACGCTGTCTTCCGCTGGACGTTCCTTCGGACGATCCGATTCTACCTCCAGGTGGAGTGGAGTGCATGAGTATGCTCCGCACAAAAACGACGCTGGAGCACGAATGTGCTACAAACTACGGCGTCGCGGAGCAACTCTCGTCCGTGACCGCTTTCCTCGATCTTTCTATCGTATACGGCAACTCGATGGAACAAACGGCTACTTTGCGGGAACATCAGGCCGGTCGTATGACTGTAGAGCATCGGCATGGACAGGATTGGCCACCGGCCAATCCGAGAGCGTCCCACCTCTGCCAGATGGAGCTCGAGACAGACGTGTGCTACCTGACCGGGGATCTGCGATCCAACCAAAGTCCGCACCTGGCGCTGCTGCAGATAGTGCACCTGCTCGAGCACAACCGGGTGGCCGGAGAGCTGTCCCGGATGAATCCCTGCTGGGACGACGAGCGACTGTTTCAGGAGGCGCGCCGGATCAATATTGCCAAGTATCAGGCCGTGGTGTTTAACGACTGGCTACCGATCTACCTTGGCCGTCAGAATATGCTCGATCGTGGGTTGCTGCACCAGAACGCCAACGGGGACTGGATCGCTGACTATGATCTGCTGGGAGATCCTACGGTGAGCAACGAGTTTGGAACAGCCGCCTTTCGGTACTTTCACAACATGATCGTCGGACATTTGGAGTTGAGTCATGAGTAACGAGTGAGTCAATTCTTTTGACAGTTGTTGTGCtgatacattttcttttcgtctaCCAGTCTTGTAACGTCACCAAATAAGGATACGAGTGGTAAAATTCGACTCTCAGATTGGCTACGGCGTCCTTCGGTGCTGGAGGTGCACAATAATCGCGAACTGCTGACGCGGGGCATGGTCACCCAGCCACACGACGCCGCCAACGAGCACCTCACGCCCGAAGCGAAGCACTACCTCTTCCGAAATGCGAACCCGTACGGTGTCGACCTGAAAGCGATCGATATCCACCGGGCGCGCGACCATGGTCTGGCCGGCTACAACGACTACCGTGAGTTCTGCGGACTCCAGCGTGCGTCCAACTGGAGCGACTTGAAGGATACGATTCCGGCGGCCACGGTGCACCGGCTGGACGAGTGGTACGAGTCGGTGGACGACGTCGAGCTGGTTGTGGCCGGTTCGCTCGAACGACACGCTCCGGGCGCCACGGTCGGTCCAACGTTTCTCTGCATCCTGCTCGAGCAGTTTCGGCGGACGCGTACCGGCGACcggtttttcttcgaaaacGGACACCCGGGCGGACCGTTCGGGGTGACGCAGTTGCAGGAACTACGGAAGGCGACGGTCGCGCGCCTTCTATGCGATAATACCGAGGGGCTTATGCAGATGCAGCGCAATGCATTCTTCCTGGCCGCGGACGATTCGAATCCCGTCGTACCGTGCTCGGAGCTGGCCGAGGTGAGCCTTGAACCGTGGCGAGAACGGACCGCCTAGCAGTCACTTCCGCGAACAGTGGGACAAGTGGTGCCGCTGCTTATTGGCCGATTTATTTGCAATATAAGCCTATTTTCCCAACGGTCACCGTTTGCCGAACGGTTTGTCCTATCGCCCGATGCGAACGGAAGACAATCGGTCCGCGCTAAGACTAGGATCAGGCACAACAGTGGATCGAATAAATTAAAGTCAACAGAGGGATACAATAGGATTATGCACTTGCTAAGTTTGTGTTTGCCCTCAGtaggcttttttctttttgtgatAGTATGAAGTATTCAACTCTCGATACAATATATTTTATCTCTTGGGTGTGTATTCAATTATTTCTACAAAACTTGGTGAAACTGATGCATACGTTcatgaaactttttgaaataatattcAATAGATAATACATTACtatgtgaaaagaaaaacctttgACTTACCCATTGTAGAATGTTGTTGCTTGTTGCTAGAAACGTAGTTGAACTAGAATTTTAATCTCCAATCTAGCGACAATTCTGCAATGCATTTAATCGTGAAAACAagctttttggttttgtttttcgttggtCTGCGATGTTTCAATCAGTCGTACACCGGATGTACGGCTAAAccggtttggtttgtttgttttttaacggTAGGAATCTAAGTAACCATCGTCGCAATGTACTGTCATTCGTAAACATGCTGCGGCGTATTCAAAATTTTTGTAGAACCTCTCTGTTCGGACAGCTGAATCGGAATGCTGGTGCAGCAGATCTTCAAGCGCCGCCAGCGGAAGAATCCTCCAAACGCTTGGACGGGCAGCTGCAGACTACGTTACGCGCCATCGTAGGTATCCGGGCCGGGGGGTAAGGTTGTGTGCGGTTTGCTGCATAATTCGTTCGACAATGTTCCCCGCATTTGCGCTCGCAGCGAACCTGTCCGTGCCGAATAAGATTAGCGAAGCAGAACGATGGGCCCGAAATTTTGCGCCTCTTGCAGCAGAATTTGCTGCCCCACGAACCGTTGCTGCGCTCGCTGAACATCGACGCCACGCCGGCGAGTGGACAGCTGGTGGAGTACATCGGCACGTACCTCCGCGAGGGTTTCACCTTGCTGGCGCAGGACGAGCGGGACCGGATCGTGGGCGCCGCCATCGGTAAACGGAGCTGCCCCTGGGACGGCAAGCAGTTGCTCGAGCTGGCAGATCGGACACGGTGCAATCAGCTCCGCAAGCTGCTCTACATTTGGTCCATCGTCGAGGCGGAACCGAACCTGCATCAGCGCTTCTGCACGCGCTGTCTCTACGAGGTAAGTGGCGGCTGACGCGAGCGCGAGTCGCGCCTAAATGTATGCAACGAGCAGAGCATTTCTTAAAAGGCAGCGAGGTATCGACGGCGGCTAACTTTCGGTTCGCATCGCATCCGCTTACATCCGCCAGATTGCCTTCCTGATGACGGCGGTCGACTCGCAACGACAGGGAATCGGACTTCACCTAACGCTGCACTCGCTTCAGCTCGCTCGTGCTTTGGGTTTCCGGTTTGCGCGGATGAACTGCTCCTGCGAGTATAGGTAAGGACCGGCGGCCGGAAGTAAGGCAACCCTCGGCTCAAACGTCCGTTCTGTTTCCcgttcacccccccccccccccagcgcACGTATAGCCGTGAAAGCCGGCCTAGAACGCCACTGGGCGGTGGCTTACCATCATCTCGTCGACAGCACGGAACAGCCGGTCGTGCGCCCAGAACCGCCTCATACGCATATTCAAGTGCACGCGACGGCCCTCTTTCCCGGCTGTCCATTAAATCGTCATGCAGGTAATTAATGGCATAATTGCATTTTTCACCTTCACTCCGATCCCCCGCCTTCCCCACCGCGACGTGAAACGTTGTAACGGTGGCTTTAAAAGCCATTGATAATAAAACAACATGGCATTTCCGGGCGACAtaatacatttatttatggccGTCGCCGAACGCACGCCAGTCAATTTATGTTTCGAGTAcgtttcgttgtttttattttcctgccGTTGCTGAATTTGCCCACCTTCAGAGTCGCTTTATCATCAGTTTGCCTCCGCTCCCCCGTTACTCTTACTCCCCGCCCCTGTATTGGCCTTTCCGCTGGGGGTTGGTAGGTTAATTTTACCAGTGGGGGCGACGACAATGGTGAAATTTTTATGGCTAATTATTTATTACACAACCGCATCGTAATCGAGTGCATCGGCGCTGATTTAGTCGATACGGCCATTATCGGGTAGCTCGTCGGTGCATCCGGCGGAAAGGGGTTCTTAAGTGAAATGCGTGTTTGTTCGACAAACTAGACGAGTTGGACCAATTATCGATACAATACGGTCATGTTTATCTATACTGTTGCGTTTGCCACCGACGAGCTTTGCTTTGTCATGAATGTCATACaatatgaatgaatgaatgaaaaaccgAATTAATAGCCCTTTCCATAACCGTTATGTTACGTTTACATGTAGCGCAAAGTATCCTTTGGAGAACACAGAGCGcagtgaaaatataataatccgcgtaaatgtgtttttcagtcagcaagtgaaaaatattgttcttTGCGATAAtgtataagttttttttcgctgCATGTGAGTTGTATGTTACATTATAAGTGAGGCCATAATCGTATTTCAGTAAAAACTATGTTATTGTTGGTTATCGTTGCCAAATCAGCAAATGGTCAAATTAAatctaataaaataaaaccgattgaGCCGTAGCTAGTGGGTAAGGACGTAGTAGGAGGGGATCAGTCGGGTCAGCGTGCCAACTTGAGTTGTACAATTGCACTaggagagtgagagaaagaaaagttaGAAGTAAAGTGCGGAGGAAggctttctttttcaactGTACCACCACCGAGGAAGAGCTACATAAATTTCAATACTATTCTAAAGGTATTGAAGGTGTAAGTACTGAATAAATAGTTGAAAGTTACTAAAAGTATCAGTAAGacttaggttttttttcctaaaataaGGATAAGGGATAAGGATCCTAAAAAAGTTGCAGTCTAAAACAGTACAAATCTGGAGGAAATGTCTTGATGAAAAAGTGGAATGAGTCAAAGAagtatttatttgttattgaaaatcaaacacacaacacgaagCAAACAGACATAACTGACGAAAAACACTTCGAACCAGTCAGGTTTGCTTTCCCAGTGCATTACACAAGATGTACAATGCATATTTTaacatttgatttttcttttgcactcaAATCGATTCAAGGAATTCACAGTAGTTGAAACAACGTGAATCCGTTCCATTGTACTTCATATGCTGTATGTGTTACATGTCTAGTGCTGCTTGTTTCACAAATCACTGACTCATATGACTTTTTAATGAACTTGCCCGAAGGATTTCTTAGTATGCAGGTGcgagaaatgttttttgtcgGTAGGCGATGGTCCTTTTAGAGAGCGTAGTGGTCCTATttctgtgtttcttttttgctttggcACAAAATGTAGCTTCTTCaatgagaaatgaaaaaaaaacaatccaccTTTGTTTGGGGTTGTTCGAGAAAGAATGATTCTTCACATCGCTGCCGTTCTTGAATATAGAAGACATACACCTTAACGACACCTTTAGGCATGCATTCACTCATCGACGTGCTAACGATTTGCAAATACCGTGTGGGGCTTGCAGATGCAGTTGCAACGAGCGGGAGGTGAATTTTCAATCCGTTTCTTTCACCTGCAGGATTGTTATCGAAGATACGATCGGTTCACGTCATCAACCGTTGACGAACACTTTTCACACTCAGTTTTGCTCGTGCGGTGGAAATGGTGGAGATTGCTTCGAAGGATTATCATGTACATATTTATGAGCAAAGACGACGATGCTGATCCTCATCAGACCGGCAGGCGCTATTTGTCTTGTCGATAATGTAGCTCTCCATTACGGGCAGAGATGTGCCCGGGAGCGTGCAATATATGGCCGCGGCTGGTAATGTTCCCTAGCTTCATTGCCCAACATACGGAACGCATGGTCAAGCATGATTTTAGTGGAATGAGACGTGCGGGCAGCCGACTAAAATGATGAGAGTATTTTCCGGGATTACGTAACTCTGTCCGCACGGGTGTGAGAACAAAGCCATTGGCAAAAGGTCAGCCCACGGGGTTGGGTGTCTCTGCTATCTGCTGTCAACAGTGCATTTGCATTAACCTCGAACGGTCGAATGGTGGTGAACCCGACCAGTGTCGAAGGGGGCTTACATGACTCCTCCCCCCAAACTGACTCAAGCCGTGGTTCCCTTTTCCTCTGTCGAACTGTCGAACGATGAAAGCGGGCAGGACAGTATGGGCAAAACGATGTCGGTGGTTAGCCAAAAGGAGCGCAAAGGGAGTACCGGAAAGGGAATTCCGCTTTTCAAATGCTGCGGGGCGATGAACATGGAGATGGGATGGTagagggggaggagggtgcAAGAGTGGGCCACTTAAATGTAACCGAAAAGTCATGTTCGCCATTATTCTTCGATGTACAAAACATTTAAtgttaaattatgcaaataaatCTTATCCCCCACAGTGATAACATAATGGACTGTACAGACACCGGGGTGTCGAGCCGGATGGAGTCTGTTTGCTGCCTGACCGTAGATAATGGGCGCGGCTTGGAGATTCTAGCTCCAAGATAACGAGTGGCTACCGGAAGTGAACCGTCGGTTGCATGATTGCGCTGGACGCCAGCATTAAACTCTATTATGCGAGGGAGCGATCCGGATTCAATGATGGCAACAAACCTAGACATCAAGCCGTAGTTGTCATTAACGCTATCGCTCGTTTTGGTTGTTAGTGATGGAACTCAATATTGGATGCTGGAAACAATATCCTTAAAATCATATGAAGCTTTGCCAGATCTTCATTTAGTGTTAGTAGTGgatgaatgattttattaatAATATGAAATTCTTTTTCACACCTTAAATTCATAAATGgggaagaaaatatgtttcttttgGATTGATGATTTGAGGGATTGATAAAGCCTTTAATTGTCAACAGGTGCTTTAAGGAAATATAACAAATTTTCGAACAAAACTCTATAATGGAGACGCTTCATACTGCGGTATACCAGCATCGTCATAGCTGATTAAATATATCTCATTTAATTACCTGTATTTTTTATGCTCTATGTTTCAACTATAGCTGTCTGAAATATTTTCAGTGATCTCGATTGATGGGAAAACTTGATTTAAATATCGTTAATTTGGAAATCTAGTTTTTTGAGTCGTTTACCATTTGCTGCTTGTCAAACTAATTCTGTACCCGTAAATGCCTCTGTTTCTGTCGCATTCAAATTGCTCGTATAGGCGTTTTATGTTGGCAAAGTGCCGCTTTCATTAAGCACGAGCAGCTTgtctaattaaatttaatattgattgtATAACCTCGTTTCTGAAGGCAGCTCCTTTCAATTTCAGTGCTGTATTATCAGTTGCATCtcgttgtatttttttgttattttaaataccAAACTTCCATTGGTGTGTTTCGTCACGTCAAAACAGTTAAATGGTTGTACTGGCacataaaagaaaacgagGTGTGATTTGCTTCCCGCCAAAGCAATTATCTCTTGACAAATATTGTcttataaacattttattgtttaatattatttttatatgacTGCAACAAACGCATTACGATCGCATGCACTTTTTATCAGAACTGGGGCATCTTTTTATAGACTAGTTTTTCAGAATCAATTCGAATATTTCAGGAAAAAATGGCTTCATTGAGCAATGCTACATGAATGACTAATACCATAGATTATAAGTAAGGAAATACAAGTTAAATATCAATTAGAAACCCTACTAAAAAAGGTACTAGTTTTAGTAAAATccttaaaatattattaaaaccCAACACTTTATAACGTGTGTTATACCTAATCATTGTAGATCTTAACAGAAGGAATCATAAAAACCATGCGTTTTAAAACATGCTTCAAtggaaatgaatggaaaacaaataataaatttaaggTTTTTGGTAACATATAACAACATGATTGAGACTAGACCtttctccgaagagagttactGTGTAGCCGAAAAACGGTTTATTATAGATCATTGGTTAACCATTCGTACGTAATACCGGACATTGAcggactcgagattcgatccaaCACTtatggcgtggtgtttccttgagctaccgctgcgccatgggcccTCTCAAACTATAGAGCTTACTTCGTGACAAAGGTAGACCTTTTAGAGGTAGAGGTAGAGATTATCCGCAGcgataaacattaaaaaacacgTCTTGATGTGTGGTGGCTAATGTGACAACCGATCAAGATCACAGAGTTGTTTAATCGATTAAGATCATAAATCGCTAGGAGCGTTCCGTTAAAAGTAGTTACAGCACATACTTTCCCCGCTCAAACTGATCGAATGAAAGGGTTACATTCCAGCCAGCCGATCCGCTTCCCtcctgccaaaaaaaaaaaaaaacacgctgGAAGAAAGCCAACGTACGGCTTGGTGACACATCTTTAGGCAGTTCCACACAGACAGCGGCGTGCGAGGCTGAgcgaaattgaataaaatgaaaacgttTATGGCAAcattaaacataaaattagATTGTTATTGAGCGGGTAACAACTACGCCGTTTGGGCTGTTTCGTACCGATGAAGGGTGGGTTTTATGGTACAAGGGTGGCCGTCTCGCTCACACTCGCTGGTTGTCTTCGTTCTGAACCCGACGTCAGGAAGATTCCCAAAGGTGAGTGCGGGCTCCAATTCGATTGCTTCAATCCGAAAGATTTTGGATCCGGTTACGGATTAAACTTactggggaaaacttttctatcgttttttgTGGTGGCGGGAAGTTTGCTATGGTTCAGCggaagaggggggggggggggggggggggggaacggtGGGCTGTAAAAAAGCTTGAATTTAGAACGACAGCGAGTAACCACTCGAACACAGTGGGTCGTACCATTCTTCCAAGTCGCACAGTGGTTGTGTATAAACAGTTTATGGcggataaatattaaaaataacgtttttcattgaaaaacacTTGTGAAAAgctatttaattttgtttttatgcaatttatttttattttatataattaaaaaaatgtatttaaatttttcctaTTCGTTGAAATTTCGGTTATCAATTTGTTGTCGTTCATAAGAATCATAATATACTGCctaaaataagttttttttttataaaccaaTAATAGCTCGGTAATGTTCCACTTATATATTCCACCGTGCTGTCAAACGATAGACCAAAAAGAAGTCCATGTCCATGTCGCCCGTATCTCCCGTGGGCTTTTACCGGCTCGTCTGCGCGAAACGGAACGGTTCGCTCGCAATAAAGCAACGACGAATATGAACACGGGGCAAAATTAACTGACAACAATGGCCGGGCAGTGGGAATATGTTGATGTTCATAACCGTACACTTTTATGCGAGTTTGATCGTAGCCGCGACGAAACGAACCCCGCTACGGTGGCGCTGACAAACGAGGACAGCGCACGAGGTGCACAGGAACACGGCTcgaaattgaaccaaattgaAAAAGTTGGCCCCTGATGATGGCCCCCATCCGAATCGGCGAGCAGCTTGGCGACCGACGGATAGTTTTTTGGCAACggtttttgtctttttcaAAGTTCCCACTCGTCCCACGTGGTCCCACGCGAGACAGGCGTTACACAAATTTCGCAGCATATTGAGAGCCGCCGACCGGTAAACTCCCAAGTGGCCGAGCTGGTACAATTTTTATGTTCCAGTTGGAAAGTTTGaagcttttgaaaaatataacatttcTACAGCAAgtttgctgctgctttccCGCGTTCGGGAGTGGAATGTTTatgagtttaatttatttgaggGAAATGCTGCTGTCGTAGGGAATTATAGAAGTTTTCAAAGATCAAATTTATACCCTTCAAAAAAAGTTGTGACACAGAAGTTGCTGTCCCATCGAGTAAGTGTATAGTATCTTGTGTTAGTTTTAACCATTTATGGAAAAGTTGTGCTTGATTCTGATTGACAAGCCGACTGAAAGTCGAAAAGAATTTAGGAAATCATTATTGATTCTAATTTTCAACAAGTTGCAGTTATTATGAGTCACAGCACAGCTAGTATTAGACCCTTTTAGTTGATTTATTTCCTCGTAATCTAGAACATTACGCTGGTAACAATGCTAATGAAAACATGCAGTagcaacgaaaaaacaaattaccaaCCTGTACGGTAGGTTCATTATTGTTGGTTTACCGGAAATGGAAACTGGTTTTTACGTCTTCAACAGTGCTTCCCGGATTTTCCAAGTTTCAAGCCAACCCAGCATGCTAGACGAACAAAACGCAGTACACCCATTTTCCTGTGTTTCGTATAGTTCTGGTGAGGTTTTGCTGGGCTTTTCTAGTACTGCTTCCGGAGCAAACATCAAAAACCTTCATCAACTGAGGCTAATTCAGCATGCCACCTTcagtgtatgtgtttgtggggGGTTGAActtcattttttccacaacTTTTCGCTCATTTTTATGAAAGCgttagagaaaaataaacctattTCGGAAAATATTCTCACCTAATGCTCGTTTTGGTGGCCAAAGGCAATTAGCAGCGGTGTTGTTTAGAAGTTGTAAGAAAATGCCTGCGGAAAGAAACGTCATAGCGGGCGAAAGGCTGCGGGTGGTTTTGTTGTGAAAATTCTACCTTCTTTGACTAACTGTACTGTTTCCgggttgaaagtttttttctcttgagtTTCAATCGTACGGCGTTGGTTGATCTATGCGAGTCAAGCAGCTTCAATCCTTCAACTCGACGGCCCAACGTAATGGAGCACTCGCTGAGAAGGCCTTAAGCTGACTGGAGTGCTTTTGGAAAGctggaaaaaagtttaaaaagttGGTTCTTCTGAGCAATGTATCCTACTCCGATAAAGGAAACCGTCTGGTGTTTTCAGTTGGATGTGCTCGAATACCAGCCCGCGAATATCTGGGAATTGTTCAATAGCATGGGGGGAAATATTCAAAGATTGctagaaaaagaaatactcTTAAATAAAACTGAAAGAATCTTGCAGTAGTACAAATCCTTTCTGATTATGCTCTTAGCGAATACGATACTTTCTCGGTATTGATTTCAAATTAATCTATACCAAATGCTACACTTCGcggaaataaatattattatttttcaaaatttaagcTTTGTTGAAGCCTTAGGTGATCTTATATCACTTGCATCATAAGTACATTACGAAAAATATGATCTAGCGAAAGATATAGATGaccagtaaaacaaaaacaaaacgtgtaCAGCAAGACGCGAAATTCGATCTGGAgttgttgaaatttgaaaCGTTGTTGATGATGCGCATCATGTTCAACTTTAACTaactattttattgaaataatttaattattatttaattaaatatatcAGCTAATGTACattgaaaatatattatttcaaattgCATGAGTGGCAATGCTCAGCTGCAAATGAAGTCCACTTACTACCTGCCCGTTCCATAAGCTTTGCAAACAATTATTTTGCGGCAAGCAACAGCGTATTATTCATACAACTTTTTCAGTTTCCCAAAGCATAAATATGCTCAAGTGGGTCTACGGGGTATTTGCGGTATAATGGATAGAAAGTTTGCGGAGCTAACCCCAGCACGCCTGGGGAACATTGCAAGTAAAACTACGAGGAATGCAAGAGATTGCGGAAAAATCATTCGATGTGTTCATAtactggaaagaaaaaaaaacacttcataCTCCTGGCAACTCTGCCAGACGGAAGTGAGAAAACAACAAGCGGGTGAACCAACTACAGAATTAAAAACACAGAACCTAAATATGCTCTCTCGCATGGAAAGTTAAGAGGCATGCCCACCAACTTATGCTTCATCCGGAACGGAAGGTACTGCGTAAACTCCTGCTTGCGTTGAATTAGTGGGAAAAAACATATACAATGAAGCAAATcagtgagaaagagagatttgCAATGTCGTGAAAAGAGAGAGCACATTTCACAAATCGGATAAAATTACGTCGAGAGTGTAGAACAATCGAAAAAAAGCATAACAGAAGCAaactcaacaaaaacaaaataatttagcTGCAACCAAATCAACCGGAGCCTTAAGGCGAC from Anopheles coustani chromosome 3, idAnoCousDA_361_x.2, whole genome shotgun sequence harbors:
- the LOC131267740 gene encoding peroxidase-like gives rise to the protein MVQIKLAILKTVCKVLCLCLILIISFHGIAQQVSAICPTVASCDEGTMPYRSMDGSCNSLYNPLYGTPYRPYRRLLPAKYADGVSEPARATSGKPMPNARHLSMALFGETEGQDRRSTIINMQFGQLVAHDLSFTADVFGVKCCQNGKKLPFNKLPPRCLPLDVPSDDPILPPGGVECMSMLRTKTTLEHECATNYGVAEQLSSVTAFLDLSIVYGNSMEQTATLREHQAGRMTVEHRHGQDWPPANPRASHLCQMELETDVCYLTGDLRSNQSPHLALLQIVHLLEHNRVAGELSRMNPCWDDERLFQEARRINIAKYQAVVFNDWLPIYLGRQNMLDRGLLHQNANGDWIADYDLLGDPTVSNEFGTAAFRYFHNMIVGHLELSHDLVTSPNKDTSGKIRLSDWLRRPSVLEVHNNRELLTRGMVTQPHDAANEHLTPEAKHYLFRNANPYGVDLKAIDIHRARDHGLAGYNDYREFCGLQRASNWSDLKDTIPAATVHRLDEWYESVDDVELVVAGSLERHAPGATVGPTFLCILLEQFRRTRTGDRFFFENGHPGGPFGVTQLQELRKATVARLLCDNTEGLMQMQRNAFFLAADDSNPVVPCSELAEVSLEPWRERTA